Genomic window (Lutra lutra chromosome 17, mLutLut1.2, whole genome shotgun sequence):
TAACCCCCAGTGCACTACAGAATTGGCCTTCCAACGggttttcctattttctcagtCTGTATGCAATTTGTCTCtcagtggtctttttttttttaccataaacaATATTAGTAAGATAGTACACCACATACCACTTTGTCATCTAGAATGTAATGCAAGCCTACACGGATAAGCCAGGTTAATGTCTCCATCTTAAATCAACTAATTTGTAACCTTAATTACATATCTTTTGGCATTTGATGCAACATATTTACAGCTGTGATGTAGGCAAAGGTCATGAAGGCCAAAATATCTACCACAGGTAGGTTTGGGAGACATAAGTTAAActttttgacaaagagagataatTGTGTAATTGAGAACAGGTAGGAATTATAAGAATTAAGGGTTAGAACAGAAGATAAAGACATGAACATCCTCAGGCAAGCAATTTACAGTACTCCTGATAAAGTGACACTTTATCTTAAATGTATATAGGATGAGAAAGATCCCGTCTGCAAACAACACATGCCAAAGAATTTTGGGGAGATGACATCACCTGCAGATGGAaccaaaagatgagaaaatttcTGACACATTCCAATTGCTGAAATGGGAAAGTGAGGTAaataaggaacaaagaaaattatgACTTAATATGAGGCCTGATAGGTAAGCAGGGACCATATTAATGAAAGATACATGGATTTTATTTGAAGTGTAAACAGAAGCCACAATGGGGGAATGAAATTTCATCTGTTTCAGAACCATTCATAAGAAATGttaaacatggggcgcctgggtggctcagtgggttaagccgctgccttcggctcaggtcatgatcccaggtcctgggttcgagccccacatcaggctttctgctcagcgggaagcctgcttcctcctctctctctctgcctgcctctctgcctacttgtgatttctctctgtcaaataaataaataaaatctttaaaaaaaaaaaaaaagaacattataaaaaaaaaaaaaagaaatgttaaacatATCAGTGCCAAGGAACTTGCCTCGTGTATTCTGATTTGGGAGGTCTGAATGGTGCTGGAATACCAGTTTCTCAAAGAGCTCTTCAAAGATTCTGATCCACGCATCAGAAGTGAAACCTATTCTGTCACCAACCTTAGTATTTAAATAAACTCTTCATTAATCTTTGCATTTCtctttgggtttgggtttgttttttttttttaacagtactaggttgtttatttcttttttttttaagattttatttatttatttcacagagatcacaagtagacagagaggcaggcagagagagaggaggaagcaggctccctgctgagcagagagcccgatgaggggctcgatcccaggaccctgggatcatgacctgagctgaaggcagaggctttaacccactgagccacccaggtgccccctaggtTGTTTATTTCTAATAGATATTTTCAGTGTGCACCTTTTCTTCCATAGGAATCTATAttcctacatttttttcatataggaaaacaaaatatttggattttttttgtgtgtgttttttccttcagattttcaGCTGAAGGAGGATACAGTCAGCTCTAAAGAAATGATCACCATTGAGAAGTGTCCATCTTTTGCTCTGCATCAGAGAATGCTTAATAGAGAGCACTCATGTTAATGTCAGGAATGTGGGAAGACTTTTTGTCAAGGCTCAAACTCTGTTCAACATGAGAGAACACATTCTAGTGAAAAACCCTGCAAACGTAAAGAATGCAGGAAGAACTTTAGTAATGGACATCAACTCATCATACATCAGAGATTTCATATCGGTGAGAAACCTTATAAATGTAAGGATTGTGGGAAGACCTTTGCCACCTTTTCATACCTTGTTCAATGTCAGAGAATTCACACTGTTGAGAAACTCTATGAATGTGAAGATAGTGGGAAGGCTTTTATTAGAGGCTTAGCCTTTATTAAACATGGGAGAATTCATAGTGGTGAGAAACCATATGAATGTAAGATATGTGGGAAGACCTTTGGTAGTAGCTGTCAATTTACTATACATCAGAGTACTCATAGTGGTATGTAACCATACAAATGTGGGGAATGTGAAAAAGCTTTTATTAGTAGCTCATACCTTGTTCAGCATCAAAGAATCCATAAAGGTGAGAAACCCTATgcatgtaaggaatgtgggaaagcttttATAGTGTGTGGAAAGCTTCATCAGCATCAGAATCTTCATACTGGAGAAAAAACCTTTTGtatgtaaagaatgtgggaaggcctttagtACCTTCTCATACCTTGTTCAACATGAGCGAATTCACACTGGTGAAAAACCCTATAAATGgaaagaatgtgggaaggccttcagtAGTAACTCACCCCTGGTTAGACATCAGAGGAgtcatactggtgagaaaccctatgaatgcaAGGAATGTAGGAAGGCCTTTATTGTGTATCGACAACTTACTCGACATCAGAGGATTCATACCGATAAGAAACCttttgaatgtaaggaatgtgggaaggacTTAGACTTAGTTCATTTCTTAATGTACATCAGAGAATTCATGCAGGGGTAAAGCCTTACGAATGCGAGAAATGTGGGAAGACCTTTAGTCATGCCTCATACCTTGTTCATCATGAAAGACTTCATATAGGTGAGAAACCCTCTGAGTGTAAGGAGTGTGGCAAGGCCTTTAGTTCAGGCTCGTACCTTGTTAACACCAGAGgattcatactggtgagaaacaCTTTGAGTGTAAGGAATGTGGAAGGGCTATTATTAGTTGCCATCAACTTACTGTACCTCAAAGGGTTCATAGTGGAGAAGtcctatgaatgtaaggaatgtgggatgGCCTTTAGAGTACATGTACATCTCACACAACAGAACAGAACACAACAACATTGACATGAAACCCTATAAATGTGAGGAATGTGGAAAAACTTTCAATTGTGCCTCATACCTTGTACAACGTGGAAgaattcatactggtgagaaaccctatGAGTGTAAGGAGTGTGGTAAGGCCTTTAGTTCTGGCTCTTACTAGTTCAGCATCAGAGgattcatactggtgagaaaccttatgaatgtaaggaatgtggaaagGCCTTTCCAATGTAAGGACAACTTATTGGACATCAGAGTGTTCATACTGGTGGGAAACCctttgaatgtaaggaatgtggcaAGATCTTTAGACTTAATTCGTTCCTTAGTGAACATCAGAAGATACACACCAGTGAGAAACCCTTTAAACGTAAAAGATGTGGGAAGACCTTTAGATATAGTCAGCCCTTAAAGTacatcagagaaatcatatgtaTGTAAAACCctaagaatttaaagaatttggAAAGTCCATTATATATGGCTTAAACATTGTTCAGCATCAGAGAATGCATTATGCTAATGAGAAACATGGATGTTAAAAATCTTGGTAGGCCTTTAGAAAATATCTCCCATTAGAGAATTCATAGTGGAATTTAGAAAACATAAGAAAGCCTTTATTTGTCATTCTTGTGTATATGATATCTGAATCCAAATACTCTGGATTATGGCCAATTCAGAAAAGGTGGGAAACATCAATACAGCATGGATAGCATGAAATTTTATATGACATTTCCTGATAtggctgaatgaacaaatgaataaaaaacctTCCAGTTACTCTTAAATCACTGCTGAACATGAAATTCATCCTGATTTCTTAAGAACAGTTAACTATATATTGGAAAGCCTGCCATAGCACAGATGTCAATTCTCATCATTGTCATGCCACCACCTTCAACCTGTTTGGCAGTAGGCCCCTTACTTTTTATTTCAGGGCATTGCTTTAAGATGGTGGTGATTGTAAAAATCTAtgctcattatttattattagcattttttttaaactgctaatGAAATTTTGAATGTAAGACCCTGCAGGAGTAGTTAATTTAGAAATGcccttatatttatatatccattGTACAATTTTGGATAACTCTTTCTGGATAAAActtcatagaaaaaaagaaacatgagagGATATTCATTTAGAACTTATCCCTTAAGTTGAATCAAACAATTCTTGAAAGATACCCAGGCTTTTAATGTGTGTAAAGTTGTTGAGAATAACCTATATAATCTACATTCTTTATCCAAAACTCAGCATAGGTTCAAAATTAATAATGGGACAGAAAAACGTCCCCttggaaatttcttttctaacgttttttttcatagaaatttcaACAtagagaaaagttgaaagaatagcAAAATTGCCACCATCTTTGGTAAcattttgccttatttattttatctctatatatttttaaagattttatttatttatttgacagagagaaagatcacaagtaggcagagagagaggaggaagcaggctcccagccgagcagagagcccgactcaggtctcgatcccaggaccctggatcatgacctgagctgaaggcaaaggacccaacccaccaagccacccaggcgccccatctctatATTCTTATCTTTCCATGTGTACGTGTTTATTTCTACATGTAAGAGGAAGTTGTTGACTTTACTCCTAAATGTTAGCCTTTTACCCTAGAGTCCCACCTTTTTTACATGAGTTTTTGGGAAAAGTGCAAGGAAGTCATATTAGAGAATGcctcacattttctttgtttcctcacaCTGTCACCTAACTTGTCTCTCCACccagatttttttccaaattggaaGTTACACATTTCGTTGGGTTCTGAAGAACACTTCCAAGGTAATTCTGCATTTTTTGTAAACACATCGGTGTTTCCCATAATTAGTAATACTACGTATTGAAGCTTTGGTAGGGTCGTCACCGCTGGAACTTTCCATTGTATAGCTTCTTTTGCAATTAATCATCTGAATAGTGATATGTTTAACATCTCAATTTGGGAAGTGATCACGTGTATCCATAAGTTTAGGATTAAAGAGAGAACCAAACATTATGAAATAACGTTCTACTTAGAGAAGATAATGAAATGCCTGTGTATCAGAAATTTTGATATGAGGCCAGAACTGTAATTggaacattcatttttaaaaaattttttgtttatttattttgagagagagagagagctcatgagcatgagtggggggaggggcagaaggagaagcagactccacactgagcagggagcctgacgtggggcttgatcctaggactctgggatcactgcctgagctgaaggcagacacttaactaactgagctacccaggtgtccctggaacacaaattttaaaaataacaaagttgggatgcctgggtggctgagtcagttaagtggcaaccttcagctcaggtcatgatcccagggttgtgggattgaaacCCGCAtatggctccttgctcagcagggagcctgcttttctctctgcctctgtctgccactctgcctgcttgtgttctctctctttctctgacaaataaacaaaatcttaaaaaaaatcaattaattaaaagcTTACTGTCACAGTGTATGCaatgaataaagctgttaagGGACAATCATACACATTTGTTCTAGGACAAAACTCAACAGTATGAGTTTTGAATTCTTGAATTCTCTCTCCCATTGAATTGCCTTTTGAAAATTAGTAGactatgtaatatttatttcagaatattcTTCTATACCATTGTACCATGTGTCTATCATTCTAACAATACCAAAGAGTGTTGATTACTGCACATTTCAAAACTGctactgctttgttgaaaatctttttctttttttttttttttaagattttatttatttatttgacagacagagatcacaagtaggcagagaggcaggcagagagaggaagggaagcaggctccctgcggagcagagagccctatgcggggctagatcccaggtccctgggatcatgacctgagccgaaggcagaggctttaacccactgagccacccaggcgcccattgaaAGTCTTTttcaattacatattttaaaatcagtttgtcagTTGCTATGGGGGAAAATGTTTTGGGGGATTATAATGTGGATTGTATTAAATCTACAGATCAATAGGGAGATAACTCACATCTTAACATTGTTGAGTCTACCAATTCATgaacatgtttctttttatttaggtctttaatttctcttagcaaTGTTGTATAATACTCAGTCTTCTTCATATTTTGTTAAACTTATCCTTAAGTATGTCATAATTCTTGAGGTTATGATAAATGCTGTTGTtgaatacatataatatatataaaggtgAGAAGTATTCCTTGTGGGTGAACCACAATCTGTTTGTCTATTCACCAGATAATACcagttttggttgtttccaggttttggcaatcATGAGTAAAGGCACTGCTCTCACTTTTGTgtggacattttcatttcttcaggtaaatacgtAAGAGTAGATGTGGTGTCATATGGTAACTATATGTTTTTAACTTTAGGAGAAATTGCCAGGCTATTTTCCAAAGGAACTGtactaatttgcattcccaacatAGTGTGAAAGTTCCAGTTGTTACACTGTTGTCTatacttggtattgtcagtttgtttttgttttcaggtaCTCTAATAGGTGTCTGATAATACctcactgtgtttttaatttgcattttcctagtggCTAATACGTTCACCACTTTTTTAAGCAATTATTTAACATCCACATATCTTGCGAAGCATTTATGTATTGGGCGGTTTGTTCTCATACTGTTGAGTTTTGAAGAGTTTattgtatattctagatataagcTCTTGGTTAGatgtatgatttataaatatattttgtccaatccagtttgtctttttattatcttAACTGTTGTTTATAGAGCAAAGGTATTTAATTTTCCATGTACTCCCATTTTGTCGGCTTACCTTATAGATAGTACTTTtatctaagaactctttgcctaacccaaggtcatgaagattttttcCTGTATTCCCTTCTCAGAGTTTTTTGTTTAGCATTTTGtgtctatgattcattttgaaataatttttgtgtaaTATGTGCGGTTACAggttgaagttcattttttttgcatttgaatGTCCAATTGTTCCAACACCACTTGTTGCAAaggttattctttctttattgaattgCCTTTGAACTTTTGTCAAAAATGAATCTTCCACCTCCCAGTAAATATTATTATGCCTATGACTGGTCCAAGGAAGATAAGATGTATCAGAAAAATGTTATGAATAATGATTGAGACCATTCAACAACTTCTGATTCATTTATAACCGTTTCCTTCtttgattatatattttggactCCATGGGCTCCATAGTATTTATGTTGGAGCCCCAGCCTCCATCCAGACCCTCCCCTACCATGATGGCCACTCACATCAtcatctgagttttttttttttttaaagattttatttatttatttgtcagagagagagagggagagagagcaagcacaggcagacagaatggcaggcagaggcagagggagaagcaggctccctgatgagcaaggagcccgatgtgggactcgatcccaggacgctgggatcatgacctgagccgaaggcagctgcttaaccaactgagccacccaggcgtcccatcatcATCTGAGTTTTTATTCTccatttatcttttccattttgctACTATATAGTACTCATTTTGATGGAGTTTGAATGTTTCCTTTCTGTGTAAACTATACAACATCCAAAAATATGATATAGATACTGATATTTGGTATTATCCAGATGAAATGATGGTACCCAACACAACTCTACCATAATTAGAAGCACACAGTTTCAAGTCAGCAGTGTTAGTGTCTCattttttcccatgttttctaaaattaaggcataactgacatataatattaCTTTTGGGTATGtagcataatgattcaacatttgtatatacactgtgaaatggtGGCTATGTCTAGTTTCCTCCTATCATCATATAAAGCTACATAGATCATACCATATTGTTGACTGTAGCattatgctgtatattacatccccatgacttattttatgacTAGAAATGTTACATCTTgacctccttcacccattttacctacccccctctggcaaccacaaattTGTTCTCTgcatctgtgttttgtttttctgtattccacatataagtgaaatcatacggtatttgttttttcctgatttatatCACAATATAATACCCtcaagatctatccatgttgttgtaaatggcaagattttattctttttatggctgaatagtattccattgtatataaataccacattttcATTATCTCTTCATCCATTGATTGTTCCCataataatactgcaatgaacataggggtacatatatctttttgaattagtgatttcattttctttggataaatatctagaagtggaaATGCTGCATTGTAtggaatttatatatttcattttttgaaggaaactccatactgttttccacggtggctacaccaatttacatttcaccaacaatgcacaaggattctcttttctccacattctcattgAAACTTgttaattcttgttttttttcctaatagcgattctgacaggtgtaaggtgagatctcattgtggttttgatttgcattttcctgatgactggtaataaacatcttttcatatgcctgtgGACATATGTCTTCTTCaaacctgtatgtcttctttggaaaaatctctgttcagatctgcccatttttaaattggattgttttttgctACCTAGTTGTatgagtcctttatatattttggatattaaccccttatcaatgagtcatttgcaaacatcatctcccattcagtaggttgcctttttatattgttgatggtttccttcattgtgcagaaacattttaatttatctagtcccatttgtttacttttgcttttgttgccattgcctctggagtcagatccaaaaaatacCTCCAAGAGCAACATCAAGGAACTTGCTGccttttttcttctaggagttttatggtttctcaCCTATTATTCAAGACTTTTTAATCCATCATGAGTTAAagtttgtgaatggtgtaagatagtggtatagtttcattcttttgcatgtcgttatctggttttcccagcaccatttattgaagagactgtctttccccaattgtttattcttggctcctttctcAGAACTTTAATTGATTGTGTATGCCGGAtttatttatgggctctctatgCCATTACGTAGGTTTTTGTATCTGCTTTATGCTagtatcacactgttttgattactgtagccttataatacagtttgaaatcaagaaatatgatgcccccagcttttttcttctttctcaagattgctttggttatgtAGTACaaattttgtggttccatacaaattttaggattgttctattcctatgaaaaatgccattgggattttgatagggattacactgaacCCATAGATTGCTTGGCgcaatatggacattttaacaatattatttcttccaatccatgagcatgaaataactttagatttatttgtctttgatttcttttatcaatgtctttaaaatttcagtgtaAGGAtgtttcacctccttgattaaatttactggttgttttattctttttgatgtaattgtaaatgggattgttttcttaattttttctttctgacagtttgttagtatatagaaacaactgttttattattttgtatcctgcaactttactgaatttattaattctgatagggttttttttttaatctctagggttttctatatataaaattttactgtCCACAAATAGTGatagttctatttcttcctttccagtttggatgtcttctatttcttttctttacctcaCTGCTCTGGCCAAGACTTGCAATAGtgtattgaataaaagtggagagAGTGAGCATTCTAatcttattcctgatcttggaggaaaagctttcagcttttcactgttgagtatgttTGCTGTGACTTTGccataaatggcctttattatgttgagattgATCACACTATACCCACTttattgaaagtttttttttatcacaaattgatattgaattttgtcaaatgcttttcctgtaactattgagatgatcatatgattttgattcattttgttaatgtagttTATTACATTGATTGACTTATGGCTGTTGAACCATACTTTAatgcctggaataaatcccacttaatcacaatgtatgttctttttaatggattattttatttgggttgctaatattttgttgaggatttggTATCTATGTCCATTAGGCATATTGTcctgcaattttctttttctgtggtgttcttgtctggttttgagatcagggtaatgctggccttgttaAATAAGTTTGGAAGgatttcctcttcttattcttttttaagagtttgagaaatttttctttgaataccTACTTATATATTCTACCACCCCGGAAGTATCAATCAGTGTGAATTTGGTATGTATCCACTTTATAGAAatttcacttacatttttttttttaattctttgcccAGTCCTTTCATGAGAGCTTAAACTCATAGAAAGCTTGACACTTATTTTTTCTGCAATGTCATACAGATGTAATGGCATGTAAGAcctt
Coding sequences:
- the ZNF30 gene encoding LOW QUALITY PROTEIN: zinc finger protein 30 (The sequence of the model RefSeq protein was modified relative to this genomic sequence to represent the inferred CDS: inserted 7 bases in 6 codons; deleted 2 bases in 2 codons; substituted 3 bases at 3 genomic stop codons) gives rise to the protein MGLQFEGAVTFWDVAVAFSQQEWESLNSAQRXLVRDVMLENKSNLVSLAGHFLYKLHAITLLKHXKEPWMIVRKDQRRPYTDVQLKEDTVSSKEMITIEKCPSFALHQRMLNREHSCXCQECGKTFCQGSNSVQHERTHSSEKPCKRKECRKNFSNGHQLIIHQRFHIGEKPYKYSGKAFIRGLAFIKHGRIHSGEKPYECKICGKTFGSSCQFTIHQSTHSGEKPYACKECGKAFIVCGKLHQHQNLHTGEKPFVCKECGKAFSTFSYLVQHERIHTGEKPYKWKECGKAFSSNSPLVRHQRSHTGEKPYECKECRKAFIVYRQLTRHQRIHTDKKPFECKECGKXLRLSSFLNVHQRIHAGVKPYECEKCGKTFSHASYLVHHERLHIGEKPSECKECGKAFSSGSYLVXHQRIHTGEKHFECKECGRAIISCHQLTVPQRVHSGXKSYECKECGMAFRVHVHLTQQNRTNNIDMKPYKCEECGKTFNCASYLVQRGRIHTGEKPYECKECGKAFSSGSYXVQHQRIHTGEKPYECKECGKAFPMXGQLIGHQSVHTGGKPFECKECGKIFRLNSFLSEHQKIHTSEKPFKRKRCGKTFRYXSALKVHQRNHMYVKP